Proteins found in one Falsirhodobacter algicola genomic segment:
- the rpmG gene encoding 50S ribosomal protein L33, which yields MAKPTTIKIRLNSTAGTGHFYVTKKNARTMTEKMTVRKYDPVKREHVEYKEGKIK from the coding sequence ATGGCGAAGCCGACGACGATCAAGATCCGTCTGAACTCGACGGCGGGCACCGGGCACTTCTATGTGACCAAGAAGAATGCCCGCACCATGACCGAGAAGATGACTGTCCGCAAATACGATCCCGTGAAGCGGGAGCATGTGGAATACAAAGAAGGCAAGATCAAGTAA